TTTTGTCATTTCACTTTTAGTTACTACGAGAAATgagaactattaataataattattaaatttaattaacgcATAAGATTAAATTACCCACTAAAGATGTTATGTGATTGTATCATCATCTAATAACTCTTGGGTACTATATgctataatttttctaattttattttctttttctttttataataattcaaattaaaaactcatTAATGAtgtatctaaaaaattaaactcCTTCCAGTAATTGTgagatataattatttaagaattttatttttatttatatatttttttgactcaagaattttaattttattaaacctgtgtttttgttgtttatcaaaataaaaactactattcaattatcattttttgttaataaaaaaaaatctgatttttttttttgtatttccaAAATAATcccttgaaaaataattttcaaaattaaatatagaatttGTAAAAATCGAATTTTGAATATCATAATTCAAACTAACCACACCAATAGTTTTAttacaataaacaaattaatgatttatttgtaaaattgtttataatagttaattataaattaataatgcttaactaaaaaaaagttattaaattatataaactcgatataaaaataaatttggatgTTACAATAATAAGGATTGAAATTTTGaagttacaataatattataataaataataaaaatgcaagtttaataaaaataaaatcacataaaaataaaaataatattataataaaaaaatggaaatttaaatatattataatatataatattaaagagATATTGAAAAGAGATATGATCATATAACatctttatttaataatttaatattatacaataattaaatttaataataattattaataattttcgtttcttaaaataaatatcatttttcacttGATACTcgcttgtatatatatattatttcttttcaatttttcataatgtgtattttaaatttattgtttcttTTAAATAGATTACTCATTTTTTACGAAACTATGAAAAACATGAAATGAtagtttaaaatgaaatatattactattatttaatgattatttatcaaaaattatttatttctcactTTGTCAACATTTATTAACTTTGTACGAGCAGGGCCCCATCGTTTGAAAAAAACGGGAAAGGCTCCAATCAATAACTGTGAGACTTTGATGCTTATGAGTTATGATTTTGGTTGCAATTTGCAAACAATGCCAAGTTACAATTAATGAGAGTTCGGTTCGGTCCAATAAGATTGTAAGTATAGGTTTGaatcatcttattttaaatttcatattttttatttttatttttaattgaaagtttatatatcaaatgaattatatatgtaatatataaatataaaattatttaatatattattaaaattcacaactattaacaatatttaataaaaaatatatgaatattaattttgatattttttaataatactaaattattttatatttatataaaatgttaTACAGATAAtcttatatgatatatatttttaattcaaaacaaaaaatttggaaaattagaaaaaatagataaaaatgaGAGATATTTAAGTTAAATTTGGATTGAAGAAACAAATTGTACGATCTACCCACCGAACAATAGAGAATCCTCTTTTGGTTGACCAATAAAAAATTTGCATTATTTTTCGGTTAAACTTTATACATATATGTCAAAAAAAATATCCTTAATGTGTGGTACTACATGTTCCTCGTGGCCTCACAGGTCCAAATATAACGACGTGAGTTTTCGCATAGTCGGCGATTAAGCAAACATAGAAAGACACAACTTCAGACGAAGAGAAAACAGAGAAGAAAAATTTGCGTAACAGAATGGGAATAGTGGAGGAAGCTCACAACGTGAAAGTTTTGGGAACAGGAAATAGGTTCATTGTTCTAGCTCACGGATTCGGCACGGACCAATCTGTGTGGAAACACTTTGTACCTTATCTCGTTGATGATTTTCGTGTTGTTCTTTATGATAACATGGGTGCCGGTACTACTAACCCTGAATACTTCGATTCTGAACGCCATTCAACTTTAGAAGGACATGCGTATGATTTACTTGCTATTTTAGAAGAACTGCGAGTTGGTTCCTGCATATTTGTTGGTCACTCTGTTTCAGCAATGATTGGTGCTATTGCTTCTATTTCACGCCCTGATCTCTTTGTTAAACTCATCATGGTCTCAAGTTCACCAAGGTATTTCTAATTTTCTAAATAGtccttttttttaatgaaaaatgtgtacaaatatttttattttatataatgttttatttcttatttatgaGGAAAAAGGCTATGAGTTTGACTAAAAGTGTTAAGAGAGAAAATTCAAGTCCAACAGGATAAGTTATAAACATTGTTTATAAAGAGAGAGACTTCCATCCCcttaaatttgtttttgttaggATAAATTAAGTTACGGTCAATTTGAACTTAGATTTGAGTCCAACCATTCAAGAAAAGACACAAgatatctaattttttatttttaaatttataaaataattatgaaatatttttaaaatttattgaaatacTGATCCAGATATTGTAAGACCATCTTTCATATTAttcttcaatttatttaaaatctcaAATAGATTTTAATTTGTGACGAGAATGAAAGAATTACCATAAACCAccacaattttattaaaagcTACACTTTAGTATTTCAACAAAATCACCTTACCACCATAATTTAGTCAAACTCACAACATATCAGAAATTACGTTTAATATTGTTGAGTATATAGTATAttgtattataataattaataatcttttaaatcATATACCCAAATATTTAAACACTGACATCCGAAtctccataaaaaaaaattaagtataatCTTGTCGTGTATTTATTTCCTCTTTTGTGTTAGGTATTTGAACGATGTGAATTACTATGGGGGATTTGAGCAAGAAGATCTGAACCAATTATTCAACGCAATGGCAGAAAATTACAAAGCATGGTGTTTTGGTTTTGCTCCTCTAGCTGTGGGTGGGGACATGGAGTCGGTAGCAGTACAGGAGTTTAGTCGAACATTGTTCAACATGAGGCCAGACATAGCTCTAATAGTGTCAAGGACAATTTTTCAAAGTGACATGAGGCAAATTTTGAACCTTGTTACTGTCCCTTGCCATATTATACAAGCTGAAAAAGATATGGCTGTTCCAGTGATGGTTTCAGAGTATTTACATCAACACTTAGGTGGTGAGTCCATTGTTGAGGTCATGGCGACGGATGGTCATTTACCGCAGTTAAGCTCGCCAGATATTGTCATTCCTGTGCTGCTTAAACACATTCAACTTGACATTGAACCGACAAGGTAAATAGTTGTTATGTCACTTCATTATTGTTGATTGTGAACATGGTTCTGAATTTTGGTCGCATTTGCAGTTATGTTGTATACACCTGTAAAATTTGTATGTCGTGGTCTATAATTTAGAACTATAATTACGAAAGTAAACCTTAGGATTTGGAATAACTAAATATCTAATATGATTagagataaaaatttattttactgagaaaaatataatttggcAATCAAATTAGGAATTTGGTCATGAATACGTAGTTGGTCTGACTGAAAAATGACTCGTACACTTTAAACAAATAGTCAACGAGTCTGACTCTTATGCCTCCGAAAAACTTGGTTAAAAGAGGAGATTCACTTGACTATTACATGGTTATCCAAAATTTAGGAACTTGGattcctttgattttgactttatttgGTTTCTTGGTGTTGTTTCTCTCTTCTAAGTGAActtgaaaataaaatcattcTATGTTAACATTAATATCCTTAATTTGTTATCTCAGTGTTTTTGCACATTCTTCTAGTTTGGatgtttaaaaaaactaatttttgcATAATCATTCATTCACTTAATTAATTACCTCTTTTTCCAACAATGGCAGCTTCCAGAGAAGCTACCCCACTTTCCAAAACTCAGAGGCTTCTTCAACAAACACAACTAAATCTGAGGCTTCTACGCTGATGAAAATGGAGGCGGATTtgtaatttgaaaagaaaatgttGGCGCTAGCTTGCCAACGATAAGATGAAGAAACTATAGCATTAAGAAGAATAGGATAGGATAAGTTAATGATCCAGGAAGAAGGGTAAACTCATCAAAGATGCATTATGTCCCCATTTTCTTGTATGAAGAAAGGAAAAATTACAGTAGATACATTAtgttttcttctttctattctctctgAAAAAAAGTCttattttcttctcattttacTTCTATTTTCTCACGTTTCTTTTTCTTGTCTACCAAACTACGTGTTGGTGCAACTTGTGAATCATATCTAAAGATGTGCTACATGGATAAGGATCCTTTTATCTAGTGGTTGGTGTTATGATTAGTTTATTTAGTTATGGTTTACTACTCTTGATAGTTTATGCAATCAACTTTTAGGAGTAAACCATGAATAGGTg
This region of Cicer arietinum cultivar CDC Frontier isolate Library 1 chromosome 8, Cicar.CDCFrontier_v2.0, whole genome shotgun sequence genomic DNA includes:
- the LOC101502616 gene encoding karrikin insensitive 2 receptor CA — translated: MGIVEEAHNVKVLGTGNRFIVLAHGFGTDQSVWKHFVPYLVDDFRVVLYDNMGAGTTNPEYFDSERHSTLEGHAYDLLAILEELRVGSCIFVGHSVSAMIGAIASISRPDLFVKLIMVSSSPRYLNDVNYYGGFEQEDLNQLFNAMAENYKAWCFGFAPLAVGGDMESVAVQEFSRTLFNMRPDIALIVSRTIFQSDMRQILNLVTVPCHIIQAEKDMAVPVMVSEYLHQHLGGESIVEVMATDGHLPQLSSPDIVIPVLLKHIQLDIEPTSFQRSYPTFQNSEASSTNTTKSEASTLMKMEADL